Below is a genomic region from Telmatobacter sp. DSM 110680.
GAAATTGGGGTTCAGCCGGTGGCGCGCTTCAACTTTCTTCTTTTCAGGCAGGAAAATATCGGGGCCATCAAAATGGTCTGAGACGTGGGCTGCGCTCGCGAATGACGCGTCAGCTCTGCGCCTTATAATGAAGAATGGCTGGTTGCGCTCTGAGCCTCTCTGAGGCGACTGTGTTGCTGCCGGAACATTCTTCTTCCCGGTGTTTTTCATTGACTTCATCGAACGACGCGATCGTCATCCGCGGCGCGCGGACACACAATCTAAAAAACATCTCCTGCGAGATTCCTCACGGTAAGCTGACGGTCGTTAGCGGCGTTTCGGGCTCGGGCAAGAGCTCGCTTGCCTTTGACACCATCTATGCCGAAGGACAGCGGCGTTATGTCGAATCCCTGTCGGCGTATGCCCGTCAGTTTCTTGAGCGCATTGAAAAGCCCGACGTGGACGAGATCGACGGGCTGGCTCCCGCAATTGCGATCAAGCAGAAGAACACCACGAGGAATCCGCGCTCGACGGTGGCCACGGCAACCGAGATCTACGACTACCTGCGGCTGCTGTACGCCCGCGCCGGAGAAGTGCACTGCATTTACTGCGACGGCCTCGTAAAGCGCGACTCCATGGATGAGGTTGCAGAGGGGATTCTGGCGCTAGGCGAAGGTACTCGGCTCAACGCATTGTTTCCAGTGCGCCACGAGATGCCTTCGCCAGAGCCAGCAAAGACGACGAAGCGCGCCGCAAAGTCAGCCGCCAAGGCAAGTGGAAACGCGGCAGAGAAGACGGCAGTACTGCAGCCGATGAGCGAAGGTCTGAAAGCGCGGCTAGTGGAACTGCGCGGATCTGGCTTTAACCGCCTGTACCAGAACAGTCAGATTTTCGAGTTCTCCACACCCGAATCGCTGCTGGAAGTTGATTTCACGGCGCCGCTGTTCGTTCTCCTGGACCGGATTGTAGTCAGCGCGGAAAATCGCGCGCGCATCGTAGACGCTGCGGAGATTGCCTACAGAGAAAGTGGCGAGGTTATCTTCGAAGAAGTTCCACGCGATGAAGGGGCGGTGCGCAAGCGTCACAGATTTTCGGGCGAGTACGAGTGCAAAAGCTGTCATCGTCCCGGAAAAGAACCTGAACCGCGCCTCTTCAGCTTCAACAATCCCTTTGGTGCCTGCCCGCGCTGCCAGGGATTCGGGAACACCGTTGATTACGATTTGAACCTCGTCATTCCAGACAAGGGCCTGAGCCTGAATGATGGCGCGATCGATCCGTGGAACCGACCGAAGTACCGGACATGGTTTACCGATCTCAAGAAGCAGGCAAGCGCGCTGGGCGTTCCCATGGACGTGCCGTGGCGTGAGATGCGCGAAGCAGCACGCGAGATTGTTCTAAGGGGAAACGGAAAGTTCGAGGGCATTCACGGATTCTTCGCGCAGATGGAGCGCAAGAAGTACAAGCTTCACGTGCGCGTGATGCTGAGCAAGTATCGTGGATACGCGGAATGTCCGGAATGCCGGGGACAGCGGCTGCGTGCGGAGGCTCGTGCCGTACGAATTAACGGATTGAATATCTGCCAGGCGGCAGCGCTGACCATCGCGAAAGCCAAGGAGTTTTTTGGATCGCTGAAATTGTCGCCGATGCAGGAGGAGATCGCCGGGCCAATTCTGGAAGAGGTGCAGCAGCGGCTAAGTTTTCTCGATGCAGTGGGATTGGAATATCTGACGCTGGATCGTTTGGCATCGACCTTATCCGGCGGCGAAGCGCAACGAATTCAACTCGCGACCTCGCTAGGCTCGCAACTCGTCGGAACCCTGTACGTATTGGATGAGCCGTCTATTGGATTGCACACGCGGGATACGGCGCGGTTAATCCGGATTCTCGAAAAACTGCGCGACCTCGGTAATACCATCGTAGTCGTCGAACACGATGCAGACGTCCTTCGCGCGGCAGATCATCTGCTTGACCTGGGACCGGGCGCCGGTGAGTTTGGCGGCAGGCTGCTTGCTGAAGGCGTGCTCGCGGAGATTGAAGCGAATCCAAATTCGCTGACAGGGAAGTACCTCTCCGGAAAGATTTCGATACCGGTGCCAACACGACGCCGCGCTCCGGGACGCGAAAAACTGGTGCTGAAAGGAGCCGAAGCCAACAATCTGCACGGGCTGAATGTGGAGATTCCGCTCGGAATGCTAGTCGCTATTACCGGTGTCTCGGGCTCGGGCAAGTCGACTCTGGTGCACCAGGTTCTGTATCGCGCCGTGGCGCATGCGCTGGGGCAGACCGACGGTGGCGATCCTTCGGCAGTGTTCAAGTCGTTGACGGGCGTGGAGCGGCTGAACGATGTGATTCTCGTCGACCAAACGCCGATTGGAAGGACGCCGCGTTCCAATCCGATCACTTACATCAAGGGCTTCGACCTTGTCCGCGAACTCTTTGCATCGCAGCCGGATGCCAAGCGGCTTTCATTGACACCAGGACACTTCTCATTCAATGTACCCGGTGGACGCTGCAATACCTGCGAAGGCGATGGCACAGTGACGGTGGAGATGCAGTTTCTCGCCGACGTGGAACTGCCATGCGAAGACTGCAACGGCACGCGCTATCAGGCCAAAATTCTCGATGTGCGCTACAAGGGCAAAAATATCCACGAAGTTTTGCAGATGACGGTGAAGGAGGCGCTGCGATTCTTCACGGGACAGACGCGCCTGCTCGAGAAGCTTGCGGTGCTCGATGAGATTGGCCTCGGCTATCTGCGCCTCGGTCAGTCGGCTACCACACTCTCAGGCGGCGAAGCGCAACGCGTAAAGCTGGCAGCACATCTTTCGCAGGTGCGCGCCGCCAATGCGAATGCCAAGCCATCCCAGGCCAGCCGTGTGCTCTACATCCTCGACGAGCCGACGACTGGATTGCACTTCGATGATGTATCCAAATTGTTGACGGCGTTCCGCAAGCTGATTGATGGCGGCGGATCACTGATCGTGATCGAGCACAATCTTGATGTGATCAAAAGCGCAGACTGGGTGATTGACCTTGGACCGGAAGGCGGCGAGGGTGGCGGACACATCGTAGCCCAAGGAACACCGGAAGAAGTCGCCGGCAATCTGCATTCGCATACGGGCCAATGGCTGGCGAA
It encodes:
- the uvrA gene encoding excinuclease ABC subunit UvrA — protein: MTSSNDAIVIRGARTHNLKNISCEIPHGKLTVVSGVSGSGKSSLAFDTIYAEGQRRYVESLSAYARQFLERIEKPDVDEIDGLAPAIAIKQKNTTRNPRSTVATATEIYDYLRLLYARAGEVHCIYCDGLVKRDSMDEVAEGILALGEGTRLNALFPVRHEMPSPEPAKTTKRAAKSAAKASGNAAEKTAVLQPMSEGLKARLVELRGSGFNRLYQNSQIFEFSTPESLLEVDFTAPLFVLLDRIVVSAENRARIVDAAEIAYRESGEVIFEEVPRDEGAVRKRHRFSGEYECKSCHRPGKEPEPRLFSFNNPFGACPRCQGFGNTVDYDLNLVIPDKGLSLNDGAIDPWNRPKYRTWFTDLKKQASALGVPMDVPWREMREAAREIVLRGNGKFEGIHGFFAQMERKKYKLHVRVMLSKYRGYAECPECRGQRLRAEARAVRINGLNICQAAALTIAKAKEFFGSLKLSPMQEEIAGPILEEVQQRLSFLDAVGLEYLTLDRLASTLSGGEAQRIQLATSLGSQLVGTLYVLDEPSIGLHTRDTARLIRILEKLRDLGNTIVVVEHDADVLRAADHLLDLGPGAGEFGGRLLAEGVLAEIEANPNSLTGKYLSGKISIPVPTRRRAPGREKLVLKGAEANNLHGLNVEIPLGMLVAITGVSGSGKSTLVHQVLYRAVAHALGQTDGGDPSAVFKSLTGVERLNDVILVDQTPIGRTPRSNPITYIKGFDLVRELFASQPDAKRLSLTPGHFSFNVPGGRCNTCEGDGTVTVEMQFLADVELPCEDCNGTRYQAKILDVRYKGKNIHEVLQMTVKEALRFFTGQTRLLEKLAVLDEIGLGYLRLGQSATTLSGGEAQRVKLAAHLSQVRAANANAKPSQASRVLYILDEPTTGLHFDDVSKLLTAFRKLIDGGGSLIVIEHNLDVIKSADWVIDLGPEGGEGGGHIVAQGTPEEVAGNLHSHTGQWLAKVL